A region from the uncultured Sunxiuqinia sp. genome encodes:
- a CDS encoding bifunctional alpha,alpha-trehalose-phosphate synthase (UDP-forming)/trehalose-phosphatase, which translates to MSKIHIVSNRLPLSIRREEESFELSPSVGGLATGMRSIYKEYGGKWIGWPGLAKDDLTEDEIIEIDDKLVTEDCLAVHLNKEEINLYYEGFSNNVIWPLFHYFAQFCDYNPDYWEAYKKVNHKFAQKALETIDDGDIVWIHDYQLLLVPELIKSVKPNVTIGFFLHIPFPSFEVFRILPWRNELIKGMLGSDLIGFHTYDYERHFFSSVRRLLGHEISFNEIHLEDRIILADAFPMGIDYDKFENLAKDIAHKSLQEKSEFHRELEKYFLVSPDRKLILSIDRLDYTKGIPNRLHAFEKFLNKYPEFRNQVSLIMLVVPSRDEVEQYKLLKSEIDELVGRINGQYGNVNYTPVWYFYRSLPFENLIELYSTSDVALITPVRDGMNLVAKEYIACRVNQSGVLVISEMAGAVKELGEAIIINPNNEDEIADSINQALTMPLDEQRRRMKYLQSRIRRYDVFKWSGEFIKGLKKVEGIQQHFLAKRITTSLSKELVEKFASAKKRAIFLDYDGTLVGFNNDPQAASPDEELHKLITKLEENEKNTVTIISGRDRETLEKWLGNHKVNLIVEHGVWLKKIGEDWKMLDNINSTWKPTIRPILESFVDRTPGTFIEEKNYSLVWHYRNSEPEQGELRANELKDELRNMIANHNLEIMEGNKVIEVKAGGINKGIAAQRFLGDDDYDFILAMGDDWTDEYMFRELPKSAYTIKVGLKKTEASYKVESVKSVRNLLKSLGAE; encoded by the coding sequence ATGAGCAAAATTCATATCGTATCAAACCGATTACCGCTAAGTATAAGAAGAGAAGAAGAATCATTTGAACTATCTCCAAGCGTGGGAGGACTAGCTACCGGAATGAGATCCATCTATAAAGAATATGGAGGAAAATGGATCGGGTGGCCCGGCTTAGCAAAAGATGACCTGACAGAAGACGAAATTATTGAGATTGACGACAAACTGGTTACCGAAGACTGCCTTGCCGTTCATTTAAACAAAGAAGAAATCAATCTATATTATGAAGGCTTTAGCAATAATGTTATCTGGCCTCTCTTTCATTATTTCGCACAGTTTTGCGATTACAATCCAGACTACTGGGAAGCCTATAAAAAAGTTAACCATAAGTTTGCACAAAAAGCCCTTGAAACCATAGATGATGGTGACATTGTTTGGATCCACGACTACCAGCTGCTCTTGGTGCCGGAATTGATCAAGTCAGTTAAACCAAATGTCACAATCGGTTTTTTCCTTCACATTCCATTTCCTTCATTCGAAGTTTTCCGAATCTTACCCTGGCGTAATGAGTTAATTAAAGGGATGCTTGGATCTGATCTGATCGGGTTTCACACTTATGATTACGAAAGACATTTTTTCAGTTCAGTGAGACGATTGTTAGGCCACGAGATTTCTTTCAACGAGATTCATCTTGAGGACCGGATCATTTTGGCAGATGCTTTCCCAATGGGAATTGACTACGATAAATTTGAAAATTTAGCCAAGGACATTGCTCATAAATCACTGCAAGAAAAGTCTGAGTTCCATCGAGAGTTAGAAAAATATTTTCTGGTATCGCCAGACCGAAAGCTAATTTTATCGATTGACCGACTGGATTATACGAAGGGAATTCCGAACAGGCTGCACGCGTTTGAAAAATTCCTAAATAAATATCCTGAATTCAGGAATCAGGTTTCGCTCATTATGCTAGTTGTTCCTTCGCGCGACGAAGTAGAGCAATACAAACTACTAAAAAGTGAAATTGATGAGCTTGTTGGGCGGATTAACGGGCAATACGGAAATGTGAACTACACTCCTGTCTGGTATTTCTATCGTTCGCTGCCATTCGAAAACCTGATTGAATTGTACAGCACTTCCGATGTGGCACTAATTACTCCGGTACGCGACGGAATGAATCTGGTGGCGAAAGAATATATTGCTTGCAGAGTGAATCAAAGTGGCGTATTAGTTATTAGCGAAATGGCAGGAGCGGTAAAAGAATTGGGTGAAGCAATCATCATCAATCCGAACAACGAAGATGAAATTGCAGACAGCATTAACCAAGCATTAACGATGCCATTGGACGAGCAACGAAGGAGAATGAAATACTTACAATCGCGAATTCGAAGATACGATGTATTTAAATGGTCAGGCGAATTTATAAAAGGCTTGAAAAAAGTTGAAGGAATTCAACAGCACTTTCTGGCTAAAAGAATTACTACAAGTTTAAGTAAAGAATTAGTTGAAAAATTTGCTTCAGCAAAAAAACGCGCCATATTTCTTGATTACGATGGAACGCTCGTTGGTTTCAATAACGACCCACAAGCAGCAAGTCCCGATGAAGAGTTGCACAAACTAATTACCAAGTTGGAAGAGAATGAAAAAAACACTGTCACGATAATTAGTGGACGCGACCGGGAAACACTTGAAAAATGGCTGGGAAATCACAAAGTTAACTTAATTGTTGAACATGGGGTTTGGCTGAAGAAAATTGGTGAAGACTGGAAGATGCTCGACAATATAAATAGCACCTGGAAACCAACGATTCGTCCTATCCTAGAGAGCTTTGTTGACCGAACACCTGGAACTTTTATCGAAGAAAAGAACTATTCACTGGTTTGGCACTACCGAAACTCGGAACCGGAACAAGGCGAACTGAGAGCCAACGAATTGAAAGATGAGCTTCGGAACATGATTGCCAACCATAATCTGGAAATTATGGAAGGAAATAAAGTAATTGAAGTAAAAGCCGGCGGAATAAACAAAGGCATCGCAGCTCAACGCTTTTTAGGAGATGACGACTACGACTTTATTCTTGCTATGGGTGACGACTGGACCGATGAATACATGTTCCGCGAGCTACCTAAGTCGGCCTATACCATAAAAGTGGGTTTGAAAAAAACAGAAGCGTCCTACAAAGTGGAGTCTGTAAAATCAGTACGCAACTTACTGAAATCATTGGGAGCTGAATAA